The genomic stretch ctgacagagaagaaaaagtaaagaacctggaaaaaatatttgaaaaaataatttaagaaaatttccctaatctGGCTAGAGAGGTAGACAGCCAGAtataagaaatccagagaacactTACAAGATACTATACAAAACAAACATCATCAAGGCATATAGTCAGCAGATTGTCCAAATATCAATgccaaagaaaaaatcttaaaggcagcaaAAAGAAAAGGTCAGGTCACATGCAAAGGGAACCCAATCAGGATAACTGTGGCCTTCTCAGCAGAAATATTATAAGCTAGGAGAGATTGGGGGTCttttttcaacattcttaaagaaaagaaatttcaaccaagaatttcatatcccaccaaactaagcttcataagcaagggagaaagaaaatattttccatatagGCAAGTGCTAGGGGAATTTTTTGCCATTAGACtagccttacaagagatccttaagggagttctaaatatggaaacaaaaaaatgatacatGCTACCACAAAAATGCGCTTAAGCACATAGCCCACAGACTCTAAaaagcaaccacacaatagaaactacaaagcaaccagctaacaacttaatgacaagatcaaaatatcacatatcaATGCTAACCTTGTATGTAAATGATCTAAATGCCCCAAATACACTTGTATGTAAATGATTGAAATGCCCACAACTTGCTCCTGAACGAcctttgggtaaacaatgaaattaaggcagatatcaaaaaattctttgaaataaatgaatacaaagacacaacatacccaaatctctgggatgcaacaaaagcagcattaagaggaaaatttatagtgcTAAACAACTACCTCAAAAGTTAGAAAGGTCTTAAATTAACAATGGTCTAAGTGTCCCACTTTAAAGAAACAGAGTGGCAAATTAGATTAAAAAAGACCCATTCATTTGCTGTTTTCAAGTGAGCCATCTCACACATAATTACACCTATATCCTCAAAGTAAAGGGTTTGAGAAAGGTCTATCatgtaaatgaaaaacaaaaaagaacagtgGCAACTACtctaatatcagataaaacagactttaaatcaccAACAGTaagaaaggacaaagaagggcattacaaaataacaaagggttcaattcaaccagaggacttaactatcctaaatatgtgtATACCCAACATTGGAATatccagattcataaaatgaGTACTTCTGGACCTACAAAAAGATTTAGACagccacacaataacagtggggaacttcaacactccactgtcatcattagacagatcattgagtcagaaaactaacaaagaaattctggatttAAACTggacacttgaccaattggacctaatagagaTCTACAGAACACCTATCAACGatggaatatatattcttctaatCTATACATAGAACATACTTTAGGATTAACcacatgcttggccataaagAAAGTTTCAATAAATTCAAACAAATTGAAATACCAGTgatactctcagaccacagtggaataaaaatagaaattaatacctagaagatctctcaaaactacatgattacatggaaattaaacaacttgctcttgAATGAcctttgggtaaacaatgaaattaaggcagatatcaaaaatttctttgaaataaatgaaaacagagacacaatataccaaaatctTTGGGATGGAACAAAAGCAGCATTAAGAGGAAAGTGTATTGCTAAACCCCTACCTTGAAAGttagaaagatttaaaattaacAATCCAATATCACACCTAAAAGACCTAGGAAAACCAGAACAAACTAATCCTAAAgccagtagaagaaaagaaatatctaaaatcaaagcagaactgaacaaaattgagacccaaaaatccatacaaagaatcaacaacaacaaaaaaagtttgttgtttgacaaatttacaagaaaaaacaaccccatcaaaacgtgggcgaaggatatgaacagacacttctcaaaagaagacatttatgcagccaaaagacacatgaaagaatgctcatcatcactggccatcagagaaatgcaaatcaaaaccacagtgagataccacctcacaccagttagaatggcaatcattaaaaagtcaggaaacaacaggtgctggagaggatgtggagaaataggaacattttcacactgttggtgggactgtaaactagttcaaccatcgtggaagtcagtgtggcgattcctcagggatctcgaactagaaataccatttgacccagccatcccattactgggtatatacccaaaggattataaatcatgctgcgataaagacacatgcacacgtatgtttattgcagcactattcacaatagcaaagacttggaaccaagccaaatgtccatcaatgatagactggattaagaaaatgtggcacatatacaccatggaatactatgcagccataaaaaaggatgagttcatgtcctttgtagggacatggatgaagctggaaaccatcattctcagcaaactatcacaaggacaaaaaaccaaacaccacatgttctcagtcataggtgggaattgaacaatgagaacacatggacaggaGAAGGGGAACGCCACACACcgtggcctgttgtggggttggggaagcggggagggatagcattaggagatatacctaatgttaaatgacgagttaatgggagaggctgaggcaggagaatggcgtgaacccaggaggcggagcttgcagtgagccgagattgtgccactgcactccagcctgggcgacagagcgagtctccgtctcaaaaaaaaaaaaaaaaaaaaaaaaagaaataagcaatgggaaaaggactccttattcagtaaatggtgctgggatagctggctagccatatgcagaggaatgaaactggatccttaccTGTTACTGTATACagaaactaactcaagatggattaaatatttacatgtaaaacctcaaactgtaataatcatagaagaaaacctaagaaacacatcattctggacatcagccttgggaaataatttattagtaagttgtcaaaagcaattgcaacaaaaacaaaaacggacaagtggaacctaattaaactaaagagcttctgcacagcaaaggaaactagcAACAGATTAAACAGCCAaactacaggatgggagaaaatattcacaaactacacatctgacaaaggtctaatatccagaatctataaggaacttaaacaattcaacaagcaaaaaccaaatagctgtgtgaaaaaatgggcaaaagacatgaatagacacttctcctAAGAAGAtgtacaagcagccaacaaacgtaTAAAataatgctccacatcactaatcatcagagaattataaagcaaaaccacaatgagataccatctcacaccatcagaatggctattattaaaaagtcaaaaaactggccaggtgcggtggctcatgcctgtaatcccaacactttgggaggtcgaggtggatggattatgagatcaggagttcaagaccagcccggccaagatgacgaaaccccgtctctactaaattagccaggcatggtggagggtgcctgtaatcctagctactcagcaagctgagatagagaattgcttgaacctgggaggcggaagttgcagtgaactgagatcatgctgctgcactccagcaaaaaacaacagatgctggtgaggctgcagagaaaagagaatgcttatatgTTGTGGGAGgatatgtaaattagttcagccactgtggaaagcagtttggagatttcccaaataacttagaactactatttgattcagtaatctcactactgggtatatatccaaaagaaaatgaatcattctACTAAAAGGACACCtgtacttgtatgttcattgcaattctattcacaatagcaaagacatgaaatcaatgtGCCTATCCATAgttaattggataaagaaaatgttgcacaCATACAGCACAGTAGTAACCCTCCAGGAGTTTCAGCAGCAGGGATAGGGCCCAGAGAAGGGCACACATGATCACTGACAGGGATCCCGCGTGGCTGCAGTAATACCAGATGGTGGGCCACAGGATGGACAGGCAGCACTTGGTGCTAATGGCACTGGGCATTTCAGCCTGTGATGCAGGAAAAGATCCTTACAgtggaaatgaaaatggaattggaatggaagGAGATGAAGAATTTTACCAGGGAACCTGTAATATGACAGCACAGCAAAATAGAGTAGGAAGAGGATGAGGGTGAGATCTGAGTGCCACTGGAAAGAGGTATTTGAATTATGGGAGAATCTATGGAGGACTACTAAGTGATGTGCTGTGGTGTGTATAATATAAACCTACTCCATTCCTTCTCCCAGATCTTGAGCAGAGTTTTCTTTGCTGATGAAAGCTTTTCTGTGAGAGGAGTCTATAAAAGGAAGTTGAAAAAGTGCAGGGCTTGGAATGTAGAGAGAGGTACTCCTGCAGCTTTCCATTAGAGAGAGGGTGTAACTCCCATCCGGGTGAATAACAGCAGCGGACTGAGATTTTACTGGGTACTGTCTTTTTTAATCCTTTCAGAGGCCTGTGAGGTAAGAATCAGTGTTGTTCTCATTTTGGAGAGAATGGAATTGGAGTACAAAACAGATGAGTTATTTGTTCCTAGTCTTACATAGTgtggatttgaacccagcaaGGCTGCCTCAGGGTCCATGTTTTTGACCAGCCCTTTGGACCCGGCACCACTGCGTATCACTTACACATGAATTGGAGTGGGTAGCAAAGTAATTCCCAGTTAAATCCAAGACGACAGTCAAAATTGTGCTTGAAAAAAAAGCATGAGCAAATTCCAGGAACAGAGAAAAGAAGCCAATTAAGTAAGGAACAAGAGAGAATTGGGTCAAAGTCAATTAGGAACAGATAGCAGAATCTAAGAGCCCTTTTCTGCCTGAAAGGCAGCCATTGCTCTGGAATCCAGAGAACTCACAGGTGCAGGAGGCCTCCAAGTGTACAGAAGACGCTTCCTCCTGTGGAGGTGGAGAGAGGGATCAAAACGTTGTAGAATTATACACAAAGGTGTATCTCACTTCTAAAAAAATGAGTGCATGTAAATACTGGTGAAATCTGATAAGATTTGTATTGTAGATAACTGTATTGTACCGATATTAATTTCATTGTTTCGATAATACATTTATGTAACATGTCATTATTGCTGTAGGTTGGTTGATGGGTATACAGGaactctccatttttttttttgtaacttcttGTTAGTCTACAATTCATTGAggatgaaaagttaaaaaacaactgAAAGGTCAGTTCATTGTATGGACTACCTCCATGGATATTGAGGTCACCAAGAAAGAGAACATGGGGTATGCCTGAAAGAAGTTTATAAACTTGGCATATAGGTTAGAAGATAATATGATATCTTATATGAGCTTAAAGTATTCttacagtgaaaagaaaaaggaatattactGAAATCAAAATAACCAGTTTCCCAGAGAGAACCAACAGTCTTTGGTTCAATTTTCAGGTGAAATTTTTCTCCAGGGCTCCTCATTATGGACAAAATTGTTAGCTGAAGCTGTGCAATTGATGATACCACAAACTCTCAGGGTTGACTTTCCTAGTAACCCCCGTTCTGAACTGATGACCTCACATCTAAACCCCATGCCTGGTGCATTGGCTGCAAGCACTGTCTTCCTGCTTCCTCTGACCTGCAAGAGTGCTCACATACAGCCAAGTCCTACTAAGGTGTTTGTAAATTAAGCGTGCACATATAGGATACAGAATCAGCAAAGGGCTGGTCTGGAAGAGCAATCAATCTGGATTCAGAAGGCCTGAGTTCTAAATGTTGAACAGTGTTATAAGAGCCATCAATGCATTTTTTttgggaaaaatggaaaacaataggTTTCTTTACCACTTTCATAGCTACTTTATACTGTCTCCTGAGCACTCAAATTGCATTTGTCAGCTCCCTTCTGTGAGGGTCAATCTGAGGGGCATCCTCACTGCCTGTGAGCAGCACAGAGCCCACTGTGATGTCCCGTCTTCTCTTGGTGGTCTCTTCTGTCTGCTTGAGTTACCTGTGGAAAGAGTAACTAACGGCAGAGGAGAGTCCTGAGTTTGTACTGATCCTAAGTTTTCATAATGAAATggttttaattgtggtaaaatttaCGTCAGGTACGTTTTACTACTTTAACGATTTTTAGTGTACAactcagtagcattaagtacattgcCAATGAGATGTAACTGTTACCAAACAAAAATTTTTGTGCTCATTAAATAATGATTTCATATTCTCCCCATCCCTAACCATCAGGTTCCTcctaatctattttctgtgttCATCAATTTTCCTAGATTGGATACTGGAAAAATTTGAACTTACAAtattgttcttttgtgtctggcacaatgttctcaaggttcatctatgttgcagCACGTATCAGAATTATGTTGCAATGCTAAGATATTATCTAGGTACTGTAATTGATATTATCATGGAAAGGTCAGATACCTTCATTCTTGCTTCTTATGGTGACTGGCCATGAAACTAACTGAAAGTTACAGCCAGAACAACTTGTACAAAAATGGGAAGTATCCAGAATTCTTGTACAATTGAAGGAATCTGTCAGCAAATAATAAATGGTTTTAAGATAATTTCTACGTTGAAACCAATACTGAGGTTGCAGATGGCCAAATCAGAACTTGTGGGGCATATTTGTAGACTCTACACTCGTCCCTTTGTCCAAGAAAGCTAAATAAGCACTTACTAGTTCTCAAGGGGAAGGGGTCGTGGTTATCTTAACTTGAAACCAAGGCCAACACGTCACCATGCCATGGACAAATGACAGCACAGGACTGTCTATAAAACCAATTTCCTAGACTGTTTTTATGAATACAGAGAATCTGTCTCCAAGGACGTTATTTTCCCCTATATCTGAGAATTCAATGAAATTTAGAGGCAGCAGAACTCACTTATCCAGAATGAGCTTCCTCCCTGCAGCAATACCCCAATCATAGAAGGAAACATGGTTTTTAGGTGAACAGTCCAAGAGAAAGATAAGGAATCTTCCCTTCGATACTGTCTGGTAGGAAATAGTTATAAAAAAAAGGTTTTCCAGTTCTAGACAGGAATTCTTTCCATTCCCATAAAAGTTGAAAGTTTTCAGTAAGAAAAATTTAATGGAAGATAACAGGGGAAATTTGTTGGTAATATGAAGAAGGATCTAAACAGTGTACTTTCAAATTAATGATTTCTCTGAGTAAAACTAGAAATgtgagattaaaaagaaaactatttgaaGATATTGAGGGAATCACTGAGGCATTTCTGAggcacaaagatgagaaaaacgCATATAATTGTCAAGGGTGGCAGGGCAGTGTTGCTCTCAAAGTCCCGTCTGTCTGACAGGGCAGAGGCTCTTCCTCATGGCCCCAATCTGCTTCCCGACAGCTCCAGGGTTTCCTCAGGAAGCCGCCATCCGCCTTCATCCACCTCAGGCGTGTCCTGCAGAGCCCTCTGGAGAACCAGCTAGAGAGTCTTCCTGTTTTGAAGCTGCCTAAAGGAGCCCATGAAGAAGTAAATGATGGGACTGGCACTGCTGTTAAGAGCGGACAGGAAAATGGAAACTAGACGAATGTGACAAATCCACGTGGAtccagaaaaataggaaaaactgaATGCCGAAGGGCAGGCCACAGCGGAGGAAGACCAGCACTGTGAGCAGGATGGTCATGTACAGCCTGGTCAGCGGCATCTTCTGGGATCCACAAAGGATCCTGACCAGCAGGACCAGGTTGGACCCACAGAGAACCACACgtaaaaaaaatcagccacatGACTGTGATGAAATCTGATGTTTGACACCAAACAGAATCAGCACCACTAAATAGGAAGCCACAGAACATCCACTCCAGGATGGTCCACAGCAGGGACAGGGCCCAGAGCAGGACACACACGACTGCTGACAGGTGTGTGGGGGTGGCGGCAGCGGTACTAGATGGGCCACAGGATGGACAGGCAGCGCTTGGTGCTGATGGAGCCCAGCATGCTCAGGCCTGTAAAGTAGAGAAAGGTCATCACAGTGGTGAAATAGGTGgagatggaaaggaagaagtcactGTAGAAATTCACACTGTAGAAAATCTGGGAGCAGAGGCAGAGGAAGTTGGCCCGGGCCAGGTTGAGGATGTAGAGGGAGAAGGTGTTCCTGTGCATGCGGAATCCCAGGAGC from Nomascus leucogenys isolate Asia chromosome 15, Asia_NLE_v1, whole genome shotgun sequence encodes the following:
- the LOC100580540 gene encoding LOW QUALITY PROTEIN: mas-related G-protein coupled receptor member X1 (The sequence of the model RefSeq protein was modified relative to this genomic sequence to represent the inferred CDS: inserted 2 bases in 1 codon; deleted 2 bases in 2 codons; substituted 2 bases at 2 genomic stop codons), which codes for MDPTIPALGIELTSINRTEETHLQHCGMEIIILTLLLLIVDLVWLVGNAVVLWLLGFRMHRNTFSLYILNLARANFLCLCSQIFYSVNFYSDFFLSISTYFTTVMTFLYFTGLSMLGSISTKRCLSILWPIXYRCRHPTHLSAVVCVLLWALSLLWTILEWMFCGFLFSGADSVWCQTSDFITVMWLIFLRVVLCGSNLVLLVRILCGSQKMPLTRLYMTILLTVLVFLRCGLPFGIQFFLFFWIHVDXCHIRLVSIFLSALNSSASPIIYFFMGSFRQLQNRKTLXLVLQRALQDTPEVDEGGWRLPEETLELSGSRLGP